In Rhodamnia argentea isolate NSW1041297 chromosome 11, ASM2092103v1, whole genome shotgun sequence, one genomic interval encodes:
- the LOC115747309 gene encoding uncharacterized protein LOC115747309 isoform X2, with translation MTTHFAPMFSDSKNRSCLYTLFMIASLFCGAYFIGSTVIAKEYKDRLIRLEATETMRNRDSMRCKDHCRPSGSEHLPKGIVVGTSNLEMQPLWGPIENNKNTTPAMNLLALAVGIKQKEIVNRLVQKFPSKDFVVMLFHYDGVVDDWKNFTWSDHAIHVSAVNQTKWWFAKRFLHPDIVAEYSYIFLWDEDIGVENFDPNRYLSIVQGEGLEVSQPALDPVKSAIHLPITARRKNSKVHRRMYKSKGSGRCDDHSTAPPCVGWVEIMAPVFSRMAWRCVWFMIQNDLIHAWGLDMVLGYCAQGDRTQKVGVVDSEYIIHLGLPTLGVGNGKQVHSHAPVHSARDLPSTGAVASHEPLVVDNRIEVRKRSYEEMQVFRERWKNAIKEDQCWVDPFEQSSNKS, from the exons ATGACCACCCACTtc GCTCCAATGTTTTCTGATTCGAAGAACAGATCATGCCTCTACACTCTGTTCATGATCGCTTCTCTTTTTTGCGGTGCTTACTTCATCGGTAGCACTGTCATTGCAAAGGAGTACAAAGAT AGATTAATAAGGTTGGAAGCAACTGAGACTATGCGAAACAGAGATTCTATGCGTTGCAAG gATCATTGCAGGCCTTCAGGAAGTGAGCATTTACCGAAAGGGATCGTTGTGGGAACATCCAACTTGGAAATGCAACCTTTGTGGGGCCCCATTGAAAATAAT AAAAACACAACTCCTGCAATGAATTTACTGGCACTAGCTGTTGGGATTAAGCAAAAAGAAATAGTAAATCGTCTTGTGCAGAAG TTTCCTTCAAAAGATTTTGTGGTTATGCTTTTCCATTATGATGGTGTTGTGGATGACTGGAAGAATTTCACATGGAGTGATCACGCGATACATGTGTCTGCAGTGAATCAAACAAAATG GTGGTTTGCCAAACGATTCTTGCATCCAGACATAGTTGCCGAATACAGTTACATCTTTCTTTGGGATGAGGACATCGGAGTTGAAAATTTTGACCCCAATCG ATACTTGTCCATTGTCCAAGGTGAAGGACTTGAGGTCTCACAACCAGCACTCGACCCTGTGAAGTCAGCCATTCATCTTCCAATTACTGCACGCAGAAAAAACTCAAAAGTGCACAG GAGGATGTATAAGTCAAAAGGAAGTGGAAGGTGTGATGACCACAGCACTGCACCTCCATGTGTTGG GTGGGTGGAAATTATGGCACCTGTCTTCTCAAGGATGGCCTGGCGTTGTGTTTGGTTCATGATCCAG AATGACTTGATCCACGCATGGGGCTTAGACATGGTTCTTGGATATTGTGCCCAA GGTGATCGGACCCAAAAAGTTGGCGTGGTTGACTCCGAGTACATAATTCATCTAGGCCTCCCTACACTTGGTGTTGGCAATGGGAAGCAG GTGCACAGTCATGCACCCGTTCATTCTGCAAGAGACCTTCCAAGCACCGGGGCAGTT GCTTCGCATGAGCCCCTCGTAGTTGACAATAGGATTGAA GTGAGAAAACGATCGTACGAGGAAATGCAGGTGTTCagagaaagatggaagaatgcCATTAAGGAGGATCAATGCTGGGTCGATCCATTTGAACAATCATCgaataaaagttga
- the LOC115747306 gene encoding uncharacterized protein LOC115747306 isoform X1 produces the protein MHPRSSLPVLLLLHLLLSCTASALPSTASFLSQYPHFGSFARYLAETGLADSLIDRSNLTILAVDNAVISRLSGESRDVVRRVLSMHLVAGYYDLPKLRQLPNGRATLSTLAQENGNPRGSIEVAILRNGRVAFGSNRDVMLLKSVASHPHGISLLQTSDLIINPQTQGDGNCLPLCPSAKSISKKSEVLPIDTVFKLPSPLPTWPAGGGFGSGIIDFGGLLVYQTSSFSKVWAVYEGGPDNLGATFLEPSSLPEGYFMFGSYAQPNNRPLSGWLLVGKDQTNDISNGTSKKPVDYSLIWSSNSSNIKQNGSGYIWLPIPPDGYKAVGQVVTTSPEKPSLDKVRCVRSDLTDQCETETWIWGPTGNTFGVYSSRPSNRSIGALAVSAGTFIAQNGQPSSPPLSCLRNAKYNISTMPNQSQIEALINAYSPIVYFHPDEEYLPSSVDWFFTNGGLLYTKGQETNPVPVEATGSNLPQGGLNDGAYWLDLPLDGATKDRVKKGYLQSAQAYMHVKPVLGATFTDIAIWLFYPFNGPARAKVKLINLKLGRIGQHVGDWEHVTLRISNFNGQLWNVYFSEHNAGIWVGASELEFQNANKFVVYASLHGHAAYMKPGMFLQGSDGVGMRNDCAKSNMFLDTGGNYSLIAAEHLGSSAIPALPWLNYCREWGPRVDYDAAEEMQNMAKALPGKLKTAFVNAITSLPVEVLKEEGPTGPKMKPSWNGDEA, from the exons ATGCATCCCAGGTCCTCCCTCCCCGTCCTGCTCTTGCTCCATCTTCTCCTTTCTTGCACTGCCTCTGCTCTTCCCTCCACCGCCAGCTTCCTCAGCCAGTACCCCCATTTCGGCTCCTTCGCTCGCTATCTCGCCGAGACAGGACTCGCCGACTCCCTCATTGATCGCTCAAACCTCACCATTCTCGCGGTGGACAACGCCGTGATTTCCCGTCTTTCTGGTGAATCGAGAGATGTGGTTAGGAGAGTGTTGAGCATGCACCTGGTGGCCGGCTACTACGATCTCCCCAAGCTCCGGCAGCTGCCTAACGGCAGGGCCACCTTATCCACTCTTGCCCAGGAAAATGGTAATCCACGGGGTTCCATTGAAGTTGCGATTTTGAGAAATGGCCGGGTCGCATTTGGATCCAATCGTGATGTCATGTTGCTTAAATCCGTCGCTTCTCACCCGCATGGCATCTCTCTTCTCCAAACCAGTGATCTCATCATCAATCCACAGACACAGGGCGATG GGAATTGTCTTCCGTTATGTCCTTCTGCAAAATCCATCTCCAAGAAGAGTGAGGTTTTGCCCATAGATACCGTCTTCAAGCTCCCGTCTCCGTTGCCAACTTGGCCAGCAG GAGGAGGATTTGGCAGTGGTATAATTGATTTCGGTGGATTGCTGGTGTACCAGACATCATCTTTCTCCAAAGTTTGGGCAGTCTATGAGGGTGGACCAGACAACCTCGGGGCAACATTTTTGGAGCCTTCATCCTTACCAGAAGGATACTTCATGTTTGGTTCTTATGCCCAACCCAATAACAGGCCTCTTTCTGGATGGCTTCTTGTTGGGAAAGACCAGACAAATGATATCTCCAATGGGACCTCAAAGAAGCCAGTAGATTACAGCCTGATATGGAGCAGCAACTCATCAAATATAAAGCAAAACGGAAGTGGCTACATATGGTTGCCAATACCACCCGATGGTTACAAAGCAGTGGGCCAAGTAGTTACTACCTCGCCTGAGAAACCTTCACTTGACAAAGTTCGCTGTGTTCGGTCTGACCTGACCGACCAGTGCGAGACAGAAACTTGGATTTGGGGACCCACTGGAAATACATTCGGTGTCTACAGCTCAAGACCCTCCAACAGAAGCATAGGAGCTCTTGCCGTCAGTGCAGGCACATTCATCGCCCAAAACGGCCAACCTAGCTCTCCGCCTTTATCTTGTTTGAGGAATGCCAAGTACAACATTTCAACTATGCCAAATCAAAGCCAAATCGAGGCGCTAATCAACGCTTACTCTCCCATCGTTTACTTCCATCCTGACGAAGAATACCTTCCATCTTCAGTGGACTGGTTTTTCACAAATGGAGGCCTGCTTTATACGAAAGGACAGGAAACAAATCCTGTTCCTGTTGAGGCTACAGGCTCTAACCTTCCCCAGGGAGGTTTGAACGATGGTGCGTACTGGTTAGATCTTCCTTTGGATGGAGCGACCAAAGACAGGGTCAAAAAGGGATACCTCCAGAGTGCTCAGGCTTATATGCATGTAAAGCCAGTGCTTGGGGCAACATTCACAGACATAGCTATATGGCTCTTCTACCCATTCAATGGGCCTGCCAGAGCGAAAGTGAAGTTAATCAACCTTAAGCTGGGGAGGATAGGTCAACATGTGGGTGACTGGGAGCATGTGACCCTACGAATCAGCAACTTCAATGGGCAGCTCTGGAATGTATACTTTTCGGAACACAACGCGGGCATTTGGGTGGGTGCTTCAGAGCTTGAGTTCCAAAATGCCAACAAGTTCGTGGTCTATGCATCATTGCACGGTCATGCCGCGTACATGAAACCAGGGATGTTCTTGCAAGGAAGTGATGGAGTAGGAATGAGGAATGATTGTGCGAAGAGCAACATGTTCCTGGACACCGGTGGTAATTATTCGTTAATTGCAGCCGAGCATCTGGGATCATCGGCCATTCCTGCACTACCGTGGCTGAACTACTGTAGGGAATGGGGTCCTAGAGTTGATTATGATGCAGCGGAGGAGATGCAGAACATGGCAAAAGCATTGCCTGGAAAGCTTAAGACCGCATTTGTGAATGCCATCACGAGCCTCCCTGTTGAGGTCCTCAAGGAAGAAGGGCCTACTGGACCCAAAATGAAGCCTAGCTGGAATGGGGATGAAGCTTGA
- the LOC115747309 gene encoding uncharacterized protein LOC115747309 isoform X1, producing the protein MQLQVGLERKKKLFDTGILHAGVFGGLPAVTMTTHFAPMFSDSKNRSCLYTLFMIASLFCGAYFIGSTVIAKEYKDRLIRLEATETMRNRDSMRCKDHCRPSGSEHLPKGIVVGTSNLEMQPLWGPIENNKNTTPAMNLLALAVGIKQKEIVNRLVQKFPSKDFVVMLFHYDGVVDDWKNFTWSDHAIHVSAVNQTKWWFAKRFLHPDIVAEYSYIFLWDEDIGVENFDPNRYLSIVQGEGLEVSQPALDPVKSAIHLPITARRKNSKVHRRMYKSKGSGRCDDHSTAPPCVGWVEIMAPVFSRMAWRCVWFMIQNDLIHAWGLDMVLGYCAQGDRTQKVGVVDSEYIIHLGLPTLGVGNGKQVHSHAPVHSARDLPSTGAVASHEPLVVDNRIEVRKRSYEEMQVFRERWKNAIKEDQCWVDPFEQSSNKS; encoded by the exons ATGCAGTTGCAGGTTGGgcttgagagaaaaaaaaagctcttcGACACAG GCATACTGCATGCTGGTGTTTTTGGAGGACTCCCTGCTGTCACCATGACCACCCACTtc GCTCCAATGTTTTCTGATTCGAAGAACAGATCATGCCTCTACACTCTGTTCATGATCGCTTCTCTTTTTTGCGGTGCTTACTTCATCGGTAGCACTGTCATTGCAAAGGAGTACAAAGAT AGATTAATAAGGTTGGAAGCAACTGAGACTATGCGAAACAGAGATTCTATGCGTTGCAAG gATCATTGCAGGCCTTCAGGAAGTGAGCATTTACCGAAAGGGATCGTTGTGGGAACATCCAACTTGGAAATGCAACCTTTGTGGGGCCCCATTGAAAATAAT AAAAACACAACTCCTGCAATGAATTTACTGGCACTAGCTGTTGGGATTAAGCAAAAAGAAATAGTAAATCGTCTTGTGCAGAAG TTTCCTTCAAAAGATTTTGTGGTTATGCTTTTCCATTATGATGGTGTTGTGGATGACTGGAAGAATTTCACATGGAGTGATCACGCGATACATGTGTCTGCAGTGAATCAAACAAAATG GTGGTTTGCCAAACGATTCTTGCATCCAGACATAGTTGCCGAATACAGTTACATCTTTCTTTGGGATGAGGACATCGGAGTTGAAAATTTTGACCCCAATCG ATACTTGTCCATTGTCCAAGGTGAAGGACTTGAGGTCTCACAACCAGCACTCGACCCTGTGAAGTCAGCCATTCATCTTCCAATTACTGCACGCAGAAAAAACTCAAAAGTGCACAG GAGGATGTATAAGTCAAAAGGAAGTGGAAGGTGTGATGACCACAGCACTGCACCTCCATGTGTTGG GTGGGTGGAAATTATGGCACCTGTCTTCTCAAGGATGGCCTGGCGTTGTGTTTGGTTCATGATCCAG AATGACTTGATCCACGCATGGGGCTTAGACATGGTTCTTGGATATTGTGCCCAA GGTGATCGGACCCAAAAAGTTGGCGTGGTTGACTCCGAGTACATAATTCATCTAGGCCTCCCTACACTTGGTGTTGGCAATGGGAAGCAG GTGCACAGTCATGCACCCGTTCATTCTGCAAGAGACCTTCCAAGCACCGGGGCAGTT GCTTCGCATGAGCCCCTCGTAGTTGACAATAGGATTGAA GTGAGAAAACGATCGTACGAGGAAATGCAGGTGTTCagagaaagatggaagaatgcCATTAAGGAGGATCAATGCTGGGTCGATCCATTTGAACAATCATCgaataaaagttga
- the LOC115747306 gene encoding uncharacterized protein LOC115747306 isoform X2 yields the protein MHPRSSLPVLLLLHLLLSCTASALPSTASFLSQYPHFGSFARYLAETGLADSLIDRSNLTILAVDNAVISRLSGESRDVVRRVLSMHLVAGYYDLPKLRQLPNGRATLSTLAQENGNPRGSIEVAILRNGRVAFGSNRDVMLLKSVASHPHGISLLQTSDLIINPQTQGDAKSISKKSEVLPIDTVFKLPSPLPTWPAGGGFGSGIIDFGGLLVYQTSSFSKVWAVYEGGPDNLGATFLEPSSLPEGYFMFGSYAQPNNRPLSGWLLVGKDQTNDISNGTSKKPVDYSLIWSSNSSNIKQNGSGYIWLPIPPDGYKAVGQVVTTSPEKPSLDKVRCVRSDLTDQCETETWIWGPTGNTFGVYSSRPSNRSIGALAVSAGTFIAQNGQPSSPPLSCLRNAKYNISTMPNQSQIEALINAYSPIVYFHPDEEYLPSSVDWFFTNGGLLYTKGQETNPVPVEATGSNLPQGGLNDGAYWLDLPLDGATKDRVKKGYLQSAQAYMHVKPVLGATFTDIAIWLFYPFNGPARAKVKLINLKLGRIGQHVGDWEHVTLRISNFNGQLWNVYFSEHNAGIWVGASELEFQNANKFVVYASLHGHAAYMKPGMFLQGSDGVGMRNDCAKSNMFLDTGGNYSLIAAEHLGSSAIPALPWLNYCREWGPRVDYDAAEEMQNMAKALPGKLKTAFVNAITSLPVEVLKEEGPTGPKMKPSWNGDEA from the exons ATGCATCCCAGGTCCTCCCTCCCCGTCCTGCTCTTGCTCCATCTTCTCCTTTCTTGCACTGCCTCTGCTCTTCCCTCCACCGCCAGCTTCCTCAGCCAGTACCCCCATTTCGGCTCCTTCGCTCGCTATCTCGCCGAGACAGGACTCGCCGACTCCCTCATTGATCGCTCAAACCTCACCATTCTCGCGGTGGACAACGCCGTGATTTCCCGTCTTTCTGGTGAATCGAGAGATGTGGTTAGGAGAGTGTTGAGCATGCACCTGGTGGCCGGCTACTACGATCTCCCCAAGCTCCGGCAGCTGCCTAACGGCAGGGCCACCTTATCCACTCTTGCCCAGGAAAATGGTAATCCACGGGGTTCCATTGAAGTTGCGATTTTGAGAAATGGCCGGGTCGCATTTGGATCCAATCGTGATGTCATGTTGCTTAAATCCGTCGCTTCTCACCCGCATGGCATCTCTCTTCTCCAAACCAGTGATCTCATCATCAATCCACAGACACAGGGCGATG CAAAATCCATCTCCAAGAAGAGTGAGGTTTTGCCCATAGATACCGTCTTCAAGCTCCCGTCTCCGTTGCCAACTTGGCCAGCAG GAGGAGGATTTGGCAGTGGTATAATTGATTTCGGTGGATTGCTGGTGTACCAGACATCATCTTTCTCCAAAGTTTGGGCAGTCTATGAGGGTGGACCAGACAACCTCGGGGCAACATTTTTGGAGCCTTCATCCTTACCAGAAGGATACTTCATGTTTGGTTCTTATGCCCAACCCAATAACAGGCCTCTTTCTGGATGGCTTCTTGTTGGGAAAGACCAGACAAATGATATCTCCAATGGGACCTCAAAGAAGCCAGTAGATTACAGCCTGATATGGAGCAGCAACTCATCAAATATAAAGCAAAACGGAAGTGGCTACATATGGTTGCCAATACCACCCGATGGTTACAAAGCAGTGGGCCAAGTAGTTACTACCTCGCCTGAGAAACCTTCACTTGACAAAGTTCGCTGTGTTCGGTCTGACCTGACCGACCAGTGCGAGACAGAAACTTGGATTTGGGGACCCACTGGAAATACATTCGGTGTCTACAGCTCAAGACCCTCCAACAGAAGCATAGGAGCTCTTGCCGTCAGTGCAGGCACATTCATCGCCCAAAACGGCCAACCTAGCTCTCCGCCTTTATCTTGTTTGAGGAATGCCAAGTACAACATTTCAACTATGCCAAATCAAAGCCAAATCGAGGCGCTAATCAACGCTTACTCTCCCATCGTTTACTTCCATCCTGACGAAGAATACCTTCCATCTTCAGTGGACTGGTTTTTCACAAATGGAGGCCTGCTTTATACGAAAGGACAGGAAACAAATCCTGTTCCTGTTGAGGCTACAGGCTCTAACCTTCCCCAGGGAGGTTTGAACGATGGTGCGTACTGGTTAGATCTTCCTTTGGATGGAGCGACCAAAGACAGGGTCAAAAAGGGATACCTCCAGAGTGCTCAGGCTTATATGCATGTAAAGCCAGTGCTTGGGGCAACATTCACAGACATAGCTATATGGCTCTTCTACCCATTCAATGGGCCTGCCAGAGCGAAAGTGAAGTTAATCAACCTTAAGCTGGGGAGGATAGGTCAACATGTGGGTGACTGGGAGCATGTGACCCTACGAATCAGCAACTTCAATGGGCAGCTCTGGAATGTATACTTTTCGGAACACAACGCGGGCATTTGGGTGGGTGCTTCAGAGCTTGAGTTCCAAAATGCCAACAAGTTCGTGGTCTATGCATCATTGCACGGTCATGCCGCGTACATGAAACCAGGGATGTTCTTGCAAGGAAGTGATGGAGTAGGAATGAGGAATGATTGTGCGAAGAGCAACATGTTCCTGGACACCGGTGGTAATTATTCGTTAATTGCAGCCGAGCATCTGGGATCATCGGCCATTCCTGCACTACCGTGGCTGAACTACTGTAGGGAATGGGGTCCTAGAGTTGATTATGATGCAGCGGAGGAGATGCAGAACATGGCAAAAGCATTGCCTGGAAAGCTTAAGACCGCATTTGTGAATGCCATCACGAGCCTCCCTGTTGAGGTCCTCAAGGAAGAAGGGCCTACTGGACCCAAAATGAAGCCTAGCTGGAATGGGGATGAAGCTTGA